From a region of the Bombus terrestris chromosome 8, iyBomTerr1.2, whole genome shotgun sequence genome:
- the LOC110119488 gene encoding uncharacterized protein LOC110119488 isoform X1, with protein sequence MIFKLISFLVFLGLILYPSTSKHATGSNSPIPNDTRTDPNAFVLVNPNQVRRLERTIRNFFSKIAEPIDKPIVLRSTSSDSYGLLSTIRKVCESIRKKLMQFANDCGLINTVQRYEKRSSQDPLSDDWFSELLLQSIYVIRDLGNMINEIKSSTGLYLGEGNTTFRGSKFQQLNRHANGFKFLGVVNDAAEFSDRLSQCLVQITNNRKRRSSFSLNRAILDLMKHTPEITLKTLETSLRNISQTNVFKNHSRRKPWHIFFCLSTTSNRGIDYDECIRELQRFDECLSSSRQSSNMKMHNFDAKSWTRAIRSLSHCKTMEDKYGETEVSCKPDRRMPRKIKKKTKYVFERILDRKIPRGSSFHRAVNDLGDTFSESEWGQRFIDELCQYFGIYEDGKKKLSRFSKSASKNKKAALKRSEISEALKSYKKGAMVRTFGAINKMHRSAVDFEKFFAEGMRDTFKEAWQSHVKVLSSLMDWMTKLLELHSGGSTSGKEPRSSDTSSSDTSTSQVEWNSDEDLDSENMRERVVARPKSEIIKDVDSSMNSLMKSMNHLTRHRNATNKDMLTSLANNLLLVMIFMETMGFVSSLYCFGPIAREETSLEFNDEWNRQHGSLHFSKYDEIIDLISREYPLFYQNVKPFWDENN encoded by the exons atgATTTTCAAGCTAATTTCGTTTCTCGTATTCTTAG gCCTCATTTTATATCCTTCAACTTCTAAACATGCTACTGGAAGCAATTCTCCAATTCCAAATGATACTCGAACAGATCCAAATGCCTTTGTGTTAGTTAATCCGAATCAAGTGCGTCGTTTGGAAAGGACGATACGAAATTTCTTTTCGAAAATAGCAGAGCCTATAGACAAACCGATTGTATTAAGATCTACATCGTCTGATTCATATGGTCTGCTATCAACTATTCGAAAAGTATGTGAAAGTATAAGGAAAAAGCTCATGCAATTCGCTAATGATTGTGGGCTAATTAATACCGTTCAACGATACGAAAAACGTTCGAGTCAGGATCCATTGTCCGATGATTGGTTCTCTGAGTTGCTGCTGCAAAGTATATACGTGATACGAGACTTAGGAAACatgattaatgaaattaaatcatCGACTGGTTTGTATCTCGGAGAAGGAAATACGACTTTCCGTGGAAGTAAG TTCCAGCAATTAAATAGACACGCTAACGGCTTCAAATTCCTCGGCGTAGTGAATGATGCAGCAGAATTTAGCGACAGACTATCGCAATGTCTGGTGCAAATAACGAACAATAGGAAGCGTAGATCTTCTTTCAGTCTAAATCGAGCAATCCTAGATTTGATGAAACATACACCGGAAATCACACTTAAAACTTTAGAAACTAGTTTAAGGAACATTTCACAAACGAATGTTTTCAAAAATCATTCAAGACGAAAGCCCTGGCATATTTTCTTTTGTCTTTCAACGACGAGCAACAGGGGAATCGATTACGACGAGTGCATTCGCGAATTGCAACGCTTCGATGAATGCCTAAGCAGCTCGAGACAATCATCGAatatgaaaatgcataattttgACGCGAAATCGTGGACAAGGGCGATTCGAAGCTTGAGTCATTGCAAAACTATGGAAGATAAATATGGAGAAACGGAGGTCTCCTGTAAACCCGATCGAAGAATGCcacgaaaaattaaaaagaagacgAAGTACGTGTTTGAAAGAATATTGGATAGAAAAATACCCAGAGGATCTTCTTTCCATCGTGCTGTTAATGATCTTGGCGACACATTTTCGGAAAGCGAGTGGGGACAAAGATTTATCGATGAGTTGTGCCAGTACTTTGGTATTTACGAGGATGGCAAAAAGAAACTAAGTAGATTTTCAAAATCCGCGAGTAAGAACAAAAAGGCAGCGCTGAA GCGCAGTGAAATCTCGGAAGCTTTGAAATCATACAAAAAAGGAGCGATGGTAAGAACATTCGGTGCGATAAATAAAATGCACCGGTCTGCggtcgatttcgaaaaattcttcGCGGAGGGAATGAGAGATACCTTTAAGGAAGCTTGGCAGAGCCACGTGAAGGTTTTATCTAGTCTGATGGACTGGATGACCAAGCTACTGGAACTCCACAGCGGCGGAAGCACCAGTGGAAAGGAACCGCGCTCGTCAGACACGAGCTCGTCAGACACGAGCACATCGCAAGTCGAGTGGAATAGCGACGAAGATTTGGATTCTGAAAATATGCGGGAACGTGTTGTAGCTCGTCCTAAATCAG AGATAATAAAAGATGTGGACAGCTCTATGAATAGTCTAATGAAATCAATGAATCACCTAACCAGACATCGAAACGCGACCAATAAAGATATGCTGACTTCTCTTGCTAATAATCTTCTTTTAGTCATGATATTCATGGAGACTATGGGCTTCGTCTCTTCCTTATACTGTTTTGGACCAATTGCGAGGGAGGAAACTTCTTTagaatttaacgacgaatgGAACCGTCAACATGGATCGTTGCATTTTTCTAAATACGATGAAATTATCGATTTAATCTCACGTGAATATCCTCTTTTTTACCAAAATGTGAAGCCATTTTGGGATGAGAATAATTAA
- the LOC110119488 gene encoding uncharacterized protein LOC110119488 isoform X2 yields MIFKLISFLVFLGLILYPSTSKHATGSNSPIPNDTRTDPNAFVLVNPNQVRRLERTIRNFFSKIAEPIDKPIVLRSTSSDSYGLLSTIRKFQQLNRHANGFKFLGVVNDAAEFSDRLSQCLVQITNNRKRRSSFSLNRAILDLMKHTPEITLKTLETSLRNISQTNVFKNHSRRKPWHIFFCLSTTSNRGIDYDECIRELQRFDECLSSSRQSSNMKMHNFDAKSWTRAIRSLSHCKTMEDKYGETEVSCKPDRRMPRKIKKKTKYVFERILDRKIPRGSSFHRAVNDLGDTFSESEWGQRFIDELCQYFGIYEDGKKKLSRFSKSASKNKKAALKRSEISEALKSYKKGAMVRTFGAINKMHRSAVDFEKFFAEGMRDTFKEAWQSHVKVLSSLMDWMTKLLELHSGGSTSGKEPRSSDTSSSDTSTSQVEWNSDEDLDSENMRERVVARPKSEIIKDVDSSMNSLMKSMNHLTRHRNATNKDMLTSLANNLLLVMIFMETMGFVSSLYCFGPIAREETSLEFNDEWNRQHGSLHFSKYDEIIDLISREYPLFYQNVKPFWDENN; encoded by the exons atgATTTTCAAGCTAATTTCGTTTCTCGTATTCTTAG gCCTCATTTTATATCCTTCAACTTCTAAACATGCTACTGGAAGCAATTCTCCAATTCCAAATGATACTCGAACAGATCCAAATGCCTTTGTGTTAGTTAATCCGAATCAAGTGCGTCGTTTGGAAAGGACGATACGAAATTTCTTTTCGAAAATAGCAGAGCCTATAGACAAACCGATTGTATTAAGATCTACATCGTCTGATTCATATGGTCTGCTATCAACTATTCGAAAA TTCCAGCAATTAAATAGACACGCTAACGGCTTCAAATTCCTCGGCGTAGTGAATGATGCAGCAGAATTTAGCGACAGACTATCGCAATGTCTGGTGCAAATAACGAACAATAGGAAGCGTAGATCTTCTTTCAGTCTAAATCGAGCAATCCTAGATTTGATGAAACATACACCGGAAATCACACTTAAAACTTTAGAAACTAGTTTAAGGAACATTTCACAAACGAATGTTTTCAAAAATCATTCAAGACGAAAGCCCTGGCATATTTTCTTTTGTCTTTCAACGACGAGCAACAGGGGAATCGATTACGACGAGTGCATTCGCGAATTGCAACGCTTCGATGAATGCCTAAGCAGCTCGAGACAATCATCGAatatgaaaatgcataattttgACGCGAAATCGTGGACAAGGGCGATTCGAAGCTTGAGTCATTGCAAAACTATGGAAGATAAATATGGAGAAACGGAGGTCTCCTGTAAACCCGATCGAAGAATGCcacgaaaaattaaaaagaagacgAAGTACGTGTTTGAAAGAATATTGGATAGAAAAATACCCAGAGGATCTTCTTTCCATCGTGCTGTTAATGATCTTGGCGACACATTTTCGGAAAGCGAGTGGGGACAAAGATTTATCGATGAGTTGTGCCAGTACTTTGGTATTTACGAGGATGGCAAAAAGAAACTAAGTAGATTTTCAAAATCCGCGAGTAAGAACAAAAAGGCAGCGCTGAA GCGCAGTGAAATCTCGGAAGCTTTGAAATCATACAAAAAAGGAGCGATGGTAAGAACATTCGGTGCGATAAATAAAATGCACCGGTCTGCggtcgatttcgaaaaattcttcGCGGAGGGAATGAGAGATACCTTTAAGGAAGCTTGGCAGAGCCACGTGAAGGTTTTATCTAGTCTGATGGACTGGATGACCAAGCTACTGGAACTCCACAGCGGCGGAAGCACCAGTGGAAAGGAACCGCGCTCGTCAGACACGAGCTCGTCAGACACGAGCACATCGCAAGTCGAGTGGAATAGCGACGAAGATTTGGATTCTGAAAATATGCGGGAACGTGTTGTAGCTCGTCCTAAATCAG AGATAATAAAAGATGTGGACAGCTCTATGAATAGTCTAATGAAATCAATGAATCACCTAACCAGACATCGAAACGCGACCAATAAAGATATGCTGACTTCTCTTGCTAATAATCTTCTTTTAGTCATGATATTCATGGAGACTATGGGCTTCGTCTCTTCCTTATACTGTTTTGGACCAATTGCGAGGGAGGAAACTTCTTTagaatttaacgacgaatgGAACCGTCAACATGGATCGTTGCATTTTTCTAAATACGATGAAATTATCGATTTAATCTCACGTGAATATCCTCTTTTTTACCAAAATGTGAAGCCATTTTGGGATGAGAATAATTAA